The Tenebrio molitor chromosome 2, icTenMoli1.1, whole genome shotgun sequence DNA segment TCGATGTTGATGCTACGACGGCACCCAGAATGCAATGTTATTGTCAGTTGGGTTGGTTTGGCTCTGGATGTAATAAACGTAAGCCATCGGATGATGATATCAGGATACTGTATTATTATCAACCATCTATTAAATTCTAGGCTCGCCGATCAAAACAACAGACATTGATTTTGAATTGTACACTCATCGCAAGCTTAGCGACACTTTTCGTTTATATTGGAGAATATTGAAAGAGCACAGCGAAATCGAAGTCGTCATGGTAGTTAACGGAACCAGTTATGTAGGTTTAGGGTGGAGACCACGATCGCTAACCAAAAGCTGCAAAAACTTTCCCCTGATTGGAGTACAAACAAGACGAGATGCTAACGGGGTGGCTGAACCGGAGCCTAAAACTGGAGCCGAACCGGAACCTGGAAATCAAGACAAAACTGTGACAGAACCTGAACCTGAGCCGTCGAGTGAACCCGAACCTGAATCGACAACCGAACCTGGGGCAGAACCGTCAACCGAACCTGAACCGATTTCCAAatcaaaactgaagaaatcgTTGTATTCTAGACGTTCAGCGGTGTTGACTCCACCCGTCCAAACTTTCTTACCAAACGCAGACGTTGTCGAAACGAGTGTTTCATTCCAGGTTAGCAAAAAGCAAGGTGAGTGTTCAATCAGTGCGTAGAGAATTCATTTTAGTTGTGGGCATTATTACAGGACGAAATCGGCGAGAAATCAGCGGTAAGTAtggtttatttttcaaatgacgCACATGTCGGAATGTTTTGACACTTGATCAAGGTGACGGTCGTTCGTTTATTTCCTTGTAGAACACGTAGAGGATCCCGTCCCTGAGCCAGAAGCCGATGCATCGCCAGAACCACCCGCGACCAAATCCGAATCAGCACCAAACATCTTATCCGCAACTACACCTAAATTACAAACAAAGGCTGAATCCGAGTCGAGGCCTATTTCCAAGTTCCAGCTTGAAACTGAATCTGACGCAGTACCCGAACCTAATTCAAATCCTGAACCTAATGCAGAACCGGAACCTCAACCTAAAACGGAACCCGAACCTGAACCTAAAACGGAACCCGAACCTGAACCTAAAACGGAACCCGAACCTGAACCTAAAACGGAACCCGAACCTGAACCTAAAACAGAACCTAAATCACACCTAGCACCAACCAGAACATATCCCAAACTCGAAACTGCACCAGGTGGACAGAAAGGTActtcttttttattaacatCGTCGAAACCAAAATCTACATTGACTAAAACTAAACTAAGTATTAACTGAGCAACTTTTATAACATGAGTTAGGTACTTATCCCTGTTTTGTGttatgatttattaaaatttgaattggtcaatcgttaattttaacacgtgtTTTCGAAACATAGAATCCCTCAACCCATACACTCCTCGGCACGATTTCAACCCTATGGACTGTAGTGACATTGTCATCGGATCGGCAAGAGGAACTGCTAGCAGAATCGCGGACTACTACACCCGTGACAGGTCTACTCCCAAAATGGATACATTTTGGGGCGGCAAGAACGATTTAACCGCAGCCATGGGTTTTGAAAAAGACAATGTTACGACAATTCTCTTCAGAAGAAAACTCAAGGGCACAGAAGCTTCAGATCATACAATCGAAGAAGACCTAATGCACGTGATTTTTGCTCAAGGCCAAGAACTAGGCAACTATGTACATATTCCCAAATCTGGCGTGGAAACAACCGAAGCTTCCGTTAAAGATTTCTATAAACCAGACGAGCTTAAATATCACGGACATCGATCACAGCGTGGAGTTACTACAATCAACTTCTTTGGTATGAATCGTTCAACGCTCGattgtcgaaaaaaataaaaaatatgttgcagATGAGAAAAAGAGAATTTCAACGGGAGCCATAGTTCCAACAAAAAACGAGAACAATAATACGAACTCGAGGGTGGATCCCTCGGAATGCGGAGGAGAGTGGAGATACCCTCGTAACTGCGATCCTGAAAATAGAACTTGTGAGTACACAGCTAAGTGGGAGGTTCCTCGAAAAGACGAAATTTTGTTCACCATAACTACAAGTCATACGGATCTTTGGACAGGAATTGCgttttcgaacgatgagaaaatgGTAAGATCGAGTTCTGACTTAGCCAGGGTCTCATTTAATGGTTCAATAGAGTCACAGTGATGCTGTCCTTGGATGGGTGGCTAAAAATGGACGTCCGTTTTTGATGGACACGTGGATAAATGGGTACGTACTACCACTATTGGACAGCTCCCAAGGAATTTATAATGCTAATGGACATATCGTTGATGGAATCACGACGTTATCTTTCACAAGGAAACGAATATCAAATGACCCGAAAGATTTGTCCTTTACTGATGAGCATTGCCTCTTTATGATGTTTCCGGTGAAAGGAGGCACTTTCAACAGCGTGAACAAAAAGATACGGAAACACGAAGTGGTACCACTTGTCTCCCCCGAAAGAATTTGCATCAAGTCCTGCGGAAATGGTACCATCACAAATTAAAACTGCAACGTTAATACTCAATAAATGTGCTTTACAGATGATGGTGACGTTGTAACTACTACTGAGTCACCAGGTATTTCCTATAACGTTGTCGTAAAAGTAATAGATTTGGGAGAGAATTTCATCATGCCCAAGCCTAGAACTTCACAGTACGGCGAATTATCTAATTCTATCAGTGATAATTTTAAAccgattttcacaaaaattccCGGCTTTAGAAAGGCCGCGGTAGAGGATTTAAAAGAGTATGTTGCgggaataatttaaataaaattcaataatgTTTCGATATTTTTAGGGACGGAAATGATTTGGTGGTTACCATAAACTTCCAACTAGAAAACACAAACGTTGAGAAGGGTCGATCCTTGACAGAGGAGGCCGATCCAAATGACGAGCAGATTCACAAGATTCTTCAAGAGAGTGTCGGAACGGGTAAAGTGGGCAACCTGAAAGTTGATCCAGGTTACCTTGTGTTTGAACCGCAAAGTTGTAAGCTTAAACTTATCACTACTTGACATGTTCaacaatgtttttcttttgtagtAACATCAAATATCGTACAAGATGCCTCTTCTGGTAGTCAGGacaatttctttaatttaactGAAGCGAAGCTATACATAGTCTTAGGCTGCATTACTGCTCTAGTTCTAGTCGCTATAATCCAAGCTAGTTGCACAATATACAAAGCAGCCAGTAAAAGTTCGTCGAGTCATAAGGTAACATCACTGTGAGTTCCTCACAGAGGGCAAGTAGgttcataacatttttgttgtctAATGCTTTATAGAGCTTTACAGACGATATTAGCGGCAGGGAAAGCTTTGGTTACAAAATTATGAGGGATTTTTGATGTAGCAAGATTTATTGTTATATTGTAtatacatataaatataaatagtaaaaaatataaacaatttttgggGATAAGGAAATGAGCATCAGACCTTCAAGAATGTATTTCGACCTAACAGTAAAAAACGAACGCTTCAATTAATTGTAGAATACGGTCAGATCCCAAGACATCAGTTCTCAGAATTTTACTGTAACATTTGTAAAataccaaattttaaaaattaaagaatgttGGTATGCCGATGTTAAAATGTTTACCTCCACAGTTCTGAGAACTTCAATAATTTGAATCTGACTAAGGTGCAACTGCAATAATATTTGTGTGCTTGTCGGTAGAGGGTATACAGCGTGCAGCTCGATCCCATATATTACCAGGGTTCATACCAAGGTCACGAGACATTGCCCCACTGGGCTGTGGCCACCATCGAACGTTCTAGGCATTGGTAGGCCCACGGTCAGGGCCTAGTGGGGTgagttttgacatttgtcatttgGTAATAGCACGCTTTGCATTTGCACCTCTATTACCCAGGGTCGTCGGTTGCGGTTTCCAAATGCAAAACTACACGATGTATGAAAACACAAAtatttgtaacttttttaGGACCATCTTATACCAAACTCGGCATGGAAAGACTACTCGGCAGCCAATACGAATTACGCATTTGACGCATTCGAGTCTGAAGAGAAAAAACAAGCAAACGGCAAAGGGCGCAGTGAGACTCTACCACCGAAAAACAACAACCGCATTCAACGACCTCAAGGACGTCCCCCTAACGTCCCGCCTCAAAATTCAAACTACATGGGAGACACGAGGTCGCTACAGCGTCCGCGTGGGACGTACCTAGATAATCCGGAAAGGACCACGTTTTCGTTACCCAGGACAACGTATGACAGACAAAGGCCTACACCAGACATGCAGCCCGATTTCTATTTCATGCCTTCGCAGAGGAAATATTCAGGAGAAGTGGTCCGAGTGTATGTCGATTACAACAACCAACCCAAATGATAGTTTTTGTTAACGTTATGGAGACGATACATTTTTTCTAAGTACCTTCCGCCTTAAAatctgttttttatttaattttaaaagttttagTCGATTtgcgtaatttatttttgtacatatggctatttattgttttatagaaTATTGGAAGGCGCTGccatttgtataaaaaaaatcaatgcgGGGTAATTTTTCTATGCAGGATGTGTCCACATGAAAAATACTCAACCAAAGGTATATTTAAGTACATTAGGGATTACGCTAACGTATAATTgtatgtttttcaaaatacatatatcGGTATTTGCGCGACATTTAAAATGTTCGCAAGTTTTTCTAGAACAAAGGATTGAAATGTCTTTTTGTTCGATTGTTACACACCAATAGCCGCTGAAAGTGCACAACCGTACCGCTAAGTCATTATCACATAGTTTTGCTAATTCGTTACGATGTGGACACATCGTTATAGTTTgagaaaattaattgaacaATGCGAAAGCCAAATAATTCTAGTAAAACGGGAACTTGTTTATTTGTATGTAAATACaataattcattatttatgaaataagaACAATGTATGATAAAATTTACGTATATatgaaataaacattattaCTGAACTCGATTCTATTTTTATAAGATAACTTAACGATAGGAAGCCCTCTTGATTGAATACAACCAATGCAGGACAATAAGCAAAATTACACATAACATAATTATTTAGCGTTTCTTCGAACAGTGACCACACCGCACGGATCGTCGACCTTCCCAACAGGACAACAATCGTATTAGTTGACGatcaagaaataaa contains these protein-coding regions:
- the nahoda gene encoding uncharacterized protein nahoda isoform X1, with product MRPKGSLLIALFFGLVASPTEAHVALTFPPARQYALDFLDSSRTKAPCGMPKGEVKTSFLSGSKFNVSWHLGYPHRGGFKIQLLDALERPILDLTPTTQTSEFVSNDATAQSFQVQLPNDFTCLNCTLRLIRQAIEWGTDYKFWSCADVDIKTRKEFRQTCSNHGRHLLGRCKCDRLYYGTFCEKRDECLEDNDCGSHGKCIDVDATTAPRMQCYCQLGWFGSGCNKRSPIKTTDIDFELYTHRKLSDTFRLYWRILKEHSEIEVVMVVNGTSYVGLGWRPRSLTKSCKNFPLIGVQTRRDANGVAEPEPKTGAEPEPGNQDKTVTEPEPEPSSEPEPESTTEPGAEPSTEPEPISKSKLKKSLYSRRSAVLTPPVQTFLPNADVVETSVSFQVSKKQGRNRREISEHVEDPVPEPEADASPEPPATKSESAPNILSATTPKLQTKAESESRPISKFQLETESDAVPEPNSNPEPNAEPEPQPKTEPEPEPKTEPEPEPKTEPEPEPKTEPEPEPKTEPKSHLAPTRTYPKLETAPGGQKESLNPYTPRHDFNPMDCSDIVIGSARGTASRIADYYTRDRSTPKMDTFWGGKNDLTAAMGFEKDNVTTILFRRKLKGTEASDHTIEEDLMHVIFAQGQELGNYVHIPKSGVETTEASVKDFYKPDELKYHGHRSQRGVTTINFFDEKKRISTGAIVPTKNENNNTNSRVDPSECGGEWRYPRNCDPENRTCEYTAKWEVPRKDEILFTITTSHTDLWTGIAFSNDEKMSHSDAVLGWVAKNGRPFLMDTWINGYVLPLLDSSQGIYNANGHIVDGITTLSFTRKRISNDPKDLSFTDEHCLFMMFPVKGGTFNSVNKKIRKHEVVPLVSPERICIKSCGNDDGDVVTTTESPGISYNVVVKVIDLGENFIMPKPRTSQYGELSNSISDNFKPIFTKIPGFRKAAVEDLKEDGNDLVVTINFQLENTNVEKGRSLTEEADPNDEQIHKILQESVGTGKVGNLKVDPGYLVFEPQSLTSNIVQDASSGSQDNFFNLTEAKLYIVLGCITALVLVAIIQASCTIYKAASKSSSSHKDHLIPNSAWKDYSAANTNYAFDAFESEEKKQANGKGRSETLPPKNNNRIQRPQGRPPNVPPQNSNYMGDTRSLQRPRGTYLDNPERTTFSLPRTTYDRQRPTPDMQPDFYFMPSQRKYSGEVVRVYVDYNNQPK
- the nahoda gene encoding uncharacterized protein nahoda isoform X3 yields the protein MRPKGSLLIALFFGLVASPTEAHVALTFPPARQYALDFLDSSRTKAPCGMPKGEVKTSFLSGSKFNVSWHLGYPHRGGFKIQLLDALERPILDLTPTTQTSEFVSNDATAQSFQVQLPNDFTCLNCTLRLIRQAIEWGTDYKFWSCADVDIKTRKEFRQTCSNHGRHLLGRCKCDRLYYGTFCEKRDECLEDNDCGSHGKCIDVDATTAPRMQCYCQLGWFGSGCNKRSPIKTTDIDFELYTHRKLSDTFRLYWRILKEHSEIEVVMVVNGTSYVGLGWRPRSLTKSCKNFPLIGVQTRRDANGVAEPEPKTGAEPEPGNQDKTVTEPEPEPSSEPEPESTTEPGAEPSTEPEPISKSKLKKSLYSRRSAVLTPPVQTFLPNADVVETSVSFQVSKKQGRNRREISEHVEDPVPEPEADASPEPPATKSESAPNILSATTPKLQTKAESESRPISKFQLETESDAVPEPNSNPEPNAEPEPQPKTEPEPEPKTEPEPEPKTEPEPEPKTEPEPEPKTEPKSHLAPTRTYPKLETAPGGQKESLNPYTPRHDFNPMDCSDIVIGSARGTASRIADYYTRDRSTPKMDTFWGGKNDLTAAMGFEKDNVTTILFRRKLKGTEASDHTIEEDLMHVIFAQGQELGNYVHIPKSGVETTEASVKDFYKPDELKYHGHRSQRGVTTINFFDEKKRISTGAIVPTKNENNNTNSRVDPSECGGEWRYPRNCDPENRTCEYTAKWEVPRKDEILFTITTSHTDLWTGIAFSNDEKMSHSDAVLGWVAKNGRPFLMDTWINGYVLPLLDSSQGIYNANGHIVDGITTLSFTRKRISNDPKDLSFTDEHCLFMMFPVKGGTFNSVNKKIRKHEVVPLVSPERICIKSCGNDDGDVVTTTESPGISYNVVVKVIDLGENFIMPKPRTSQYGELSNSISDNFKPIFTKIPGFRKAAVEDLKEDGNDLVVTINFQLENTNVEKGRSLTEEADPNDEQIHKILQESVGTGKVGNLKVDPGYLVFEPQSLTSNIVQDASSGSQDNFFNLTEAKLYIVLGCITALVLVAIIQASCTIYKAASKSSSSHKVTSL
- the nahoda gene encoding uncharacterized protein nahoda isoform X2, yielding MRPKGSLLIALFFGLVASPTEAHVALTFPPARQYALDFLDSSRTKAPCGMPKGEVKTSFLSGSKFNVSWHLGYPHRGGFKIQLLDALERPILDLTPTTQTSEFVSNDATAQSFQVQLPNDFTCLNCTLRLIRQAIEWGTDYKFWSCADVDIKTRKEFRQTCSNHGRHLLGRCKCDRLYYGTFCEKRDECLEDNDCGSHGKCIDVDATTAPRMQCYCQLGWFGSGCNKRSPIKTTDIDFELYTHRKLSDTFRLYWRILKEHSEIEVVMVVNGTSYVGLGWRPRSLTKSCKNFPLIGVQTRRDANGVAEPEPKTGAEPEPGNQDKTVTEPEPEPSSEPEPESTTEPGAEPSTEPEPISKSKLKKSLYSRRSAVLTPPVQTFLPNADVVETSVSFQVSKKQGRNRREISEHVEDPVPEPEADASPEPPATKSESAPNILSATTPKLQTKAESESRPISKFQLETESDAVPEPNSNPEPNAEPEPQPKTEPEPEPKTEPEPEPKTEPEPEPKTEPEPEPKTEPKSHLAPTRTYPKLETAPGGQKESLNPYTPRHDFNPMDCSDIVIGSARGTASRIADYYTRDRSTPKMDTFWGGKNDLTAAMGFEKDNVTTILFRRKLKGTEASDHTIEEDLMHVIFAQGQELGNYVHIPKSGVETTEASVKDFYKPDELKYHGHRSQRGVTTINFFDEKKRISTGAIVPTKNENNNTNSRVDPSECGGEWRYPRNCDPENRTCEYTAKWEVPRKDEILFTITTSHTDLWTGIAFSNDEKMSHSDAVLGWVAKNGRPFLMDTWINGYVLPLLDSSQGIYNANGHIVDGITTLSFTRKRISNDPKDLSFTDEHCLFMMFPVKGGTFNSVNKKIRKHEVVPLVSPERICIKSCGNDDGDVVTTTESPGISYNVVVKVIDLGENFIMPKPRTSQYGELSNSISDNFKPIFTKIPGFRKAAVEDLKEDGNDLVVTINFQLENTNVEKGRSLTEEADPNDEQIHKILQESVGTGKVGNLKVDPGYLVFEPQSLTSNIVQDASSGSQDNFFNLTEAKLYIVLGCITALVLVAIIQASCTIYKAASKSSSSHKRVYSVQLDPIYYQGSYQGHETLPHWAVATIERSRHW